A stretch of Lathyrus oleraceus cultivar Zhongwan6 chromosome 6, CAAS_Psat_ZW6_1.0, whole genome shotgun sequence DNA encodes these proteins:
- the LOC127094993 gene encoding uncharacterized protein LOC127094993 — protein sequence MVHPHPQKKATPYVSKVVNTSGKSSKLIIPNKDKIIAKGESRLKRFELRNPNMHANDPVNPMIAERSATDKELRKFVASVLREVNSDIFPYVQTSLEKDPGPDNESRENAEENVPDHTGRERRRKIAAFEDSPSREEKRKVDGLKRTPSRSSTGKSPARPTRSWSKVVTPTRKRKDVSSSESEFDVAQDVQDITHIKRSANKKPHDARSNAPLENASLHYVKNEERWKYIIQRRVALERGLGKDALTCKEVMELIEDAGLMKTVTRFGPCYENLVKDFVVTIHDRCDDINSADYGKVYVRGNVVTFSPTVINNFLGRTNEPQAELEIFDDPVCKEITSKQAPGPATSKKSVIAQLKETYKELEDSIRSNTATNIKLETLMKVMMEEEKKIFCPLVCPLVRVLALYEYGFVSVSG from the exons ATGGTTCATCCCCATCCTCAGAAGAAAGCTACACCATATGTGTCTAAAGTTGTCAATACTTCTGGTAAGTCTTCTAAACTCATAATCCCCAATAAAGATAAGATTATTGCTAAAGGAGAATCTAGGCTTAAAAGATTTGAACTTAGAAACCCTAACATGCATGCTAACGACCCTGTAAATCCCATGATAGCAGAAAGAAGTGCAACTGATAAGGAACTTAGGAAGTTTGTTGCATCTGTTTTGAGGGAAGTAAACTCTGATATTTTTCCATATGTTCAAACATCTTTGGAAAAAGATCCAGGCCCTGACAATGAGTCAAGGGAAAATGCAGAAGAAAATGTTCCTGATCATACTGGTCGTGAGAGAAGAA GAAAGATTGCTGCTTTTGAAGATTCTCCCTCTAGGGAAGAGAAGAGAAAAGTTGATGGGTTGAAAAGAACTCCTTCTAGAAGCTCCACAGGAAAATCTCCTGCTAGACCCACTAGGTCTTGGAGTAAAGTTGTTACCCCTACTAGAAAGAGGAAAGATGTATCCTCTAGTGAATCCGAGTTTGATGTTGCACAAGATGTCCAGGACATCACCCATATAAAAAGATCTGCTAACAAGAAACCTCATGATGCTAGGTCTAATGCTCCACTAGAAAATGCTTCTTTACATTATGTGAAGAATGAAGAAAGGTGGAAGTATATCATTCAGAGAAGGGTAGCCCTAGAAAGGGGATTGGGAAAAGACGCCCTTACGTGTAAGGAAGTCATGGAACTGATAGAAGATGCAGGGCTGATGAAGACTGTCACACGCTTTGGACCTTGCTATGAAAACTTAGTAAAGGATTTTGTGGTGACTATCCATGATAGATGTGATGATATAAATAGTGCTGACTATGGTAAAGTTTATGTGAGAGGAAATGTTGTAACATTCTCCCCGACTGTGATCAATAACTTTCTGGGAAGAACAAATGAACCTCAGGCTGAACTGGAGATCTTTGACGATCCTGTGTGCAAAGAAATCACGTCCAAACAG GCACCTGGCCCTGCCACCTCCAAGAAGAGTGTCATTGCCCAGTTGAAGGAAACATACAAAGAGTTGGAGGACTCCATCAGATCTAACACCGCTACAAATATTAAACTGGAGACATTGATGAAGGTAATGATGGAAGAGGAGAAAAA GATATTTTGTCCCCTTGTGTGCCCCCTTGTGAGGGTTCTTGCACTATATGAATATGGTTTTGTTTCAGTTTCTGGTTAG